Proteins from a genomic interval of Caldivirga sp.:
- a CDS encoding fibrillarin-like rRNA/tRNA 2'-O-methyltransferase, protein MSSVRAVDVKEHEKFKGVYWIEFEDGSARLATRNLTPGRRVYGEQLINLGGVEYRVWNPYRSKLGAAIMNKLDVMPIGEGSKVLYLGAASGTTVSHVSDIVGLSGLIYGVEFSPRVFREFMQNIIDQGRLNVVPILADARYPEQYISLVKGVDVAYIDVAQPFQAKILADNADVYLVKGGYIILVIKAMSIDVTKEPSETFKREIDTIKERGFDIINTVHLEPYDVAHALVVGKRD, encoded by the coding sequence AGCGTAAGGGCAGTGGATGTTAAGGAGCATGAGAAGTTTAAGGGTGTTTACTGGATTGAGTTTGAGGATGGCTCAGCCAGGTTAGCCACAAGGAATCTGACACCAGGCAGAAGGGTTTATGGTGAACAGTTAATTAACCTGGGTGGTGTTGAGTATAGGGTATGGAATCCTTACAGGTCTAAGCTTGGTGCCGCAATAATGAATAAGCTTGACGTAATGCCTATTGGTGAAGGTTCCAAGGTGCTTTACCTTGGTGCTGCAAGTGGTACAACAGTTAGTCACGTGAGTGATATAGTTGGGTTAAGTGGCTTAATTTACGGTGTGGAGTTTAGCCCAAGAGTCTTCAGGGAATTCATGCAGAATATAATAGATCAAGGTAGGTTAAATGTTGTACCAATACTCGCTGACGCCAGGTATCCTGAGCAGTACATTTCACTAGTTAAGGGGGTTGATGTTGCCTACATTGATGTGGCTCAGCCGTTTCAAGCTAAGATACTTGCCGATAATGCTGATGTATACTTAGTTAAGGGTGGTTACATAATCCTTGTCATAAAGGCAATGTCTATTGATGTAACTAAGGAACCATCTGAAACCTTCAAGAGGGAGATAGATACAATTAAGGAGAGGGGATTTGATATAATAAACACTGTTCATCTTGAGCCCTATGATGTAGCTCACGCGTTAGTTGTTGGTAAGAGGGATTGA